AGCTCGGCGGCGATCTCGGTCACCGCTGCCTCGACACCCGCGATCACCACCGCGCGGGGGCCGTTCACCGCAGCGACCGACACCTCGGCCTCTCGGCCCACCAGCAGCGGCAGCACCTCGTCCTCGGCCGCCTCCACCGCCACCATCACACCACCCGACGGCAACGCCTGCATCAACCGACCGCGCGCCACCACCAGAGCACACGCATCCTCCAGAGAGAACACACCCGCCACATGCGCGGCAGCGATCTCACCGACGGAGTGACCCATCAGGAAGTCCGGGCGCACCCCGAACGATTCGACCAGCCGGAACAACGCCACCTCGACCGCGAACAACGCAGGCTGCGCCCACTCCGTACGATCCAGCAGCGCCACGTCCTCACCGAACACGACCTCCCGCAACCCACCACCCACCTGCGCGCACACCGCGTCGAACGCCTCCGCGAACACCGGGAACGACGCATACAACCCACGCCCCATCCCCACCCGCTGCGCACCCTGACCCGAGAACAAGAACGCCGTCCGGCCGGGATCCGCCGCTGTGCCTTGAACCAGGTTGGCCGCGGGATCTCCGACGGCGAGGCAGTGGAGGCCGGCCAGCAGTTCCGCTTGATCGCGGCCGTAGACGACGGCGCGGTTCTCGAAAGGCGTGCGGGTGGCGATCAGAGCACTGGCCACAGCAACGGGGTTGAGGTCTGCCCTCGTCTGCGCGTAGGCGTGCAGCCGGGTGGCTTGTGAGCGCAGGGCGTCGGAGCTGCGTCCGGACAACACCCACGGCACCACCGGCAGACCCGCACCCGCGCCCTCAACCTCAACCTCAACCTCGTCCGCGGGCTCGATCGGGGCCTGTTCGAGGATGACGTGCGCGTTCGTCCCGGACAGACCGAACGACGACACACCCGCGCGCCTGGGACGCCCACCCTCCTCGGGCCACGCCCGCTGTTCCGTCAACAACTCCACCGCACCCGACGACCAGTCCACATGCGACGACGGCTCACCCACATGCAACGTCGCCGGCAGCACACCATGACGCAACGCCTGCACCATCTTGATCACACCGGCGACACCCGCAGCCGCCTGCGTATGACCCACATTCGACTTCACCGACCCCAACCACAACGGCCGCCCCTCCGAACGGCCCTGACCGTAAGTCGCCAGCAACGCCTGCGCCTCGATCGGATCACCCAGCTTCGTCCCCGTACCGTGCGCCTCCACCACATCCACATCCACCGCCGACAGACCCGCCGACCCCAACGCCGCACGAATCACCCGCTGCTGCGACGGACCGTTCGGAGCCGTCAAACCGTTCGACGCACCATCCTGGTTCACCGCCGAACCCCGCACCACCGCCAACACCCGATGCCCCAGCCGACGCGCATCCGACAACCGCTCCACAAGAAGAACACCCACCCCCTCACCCCACCCCGTACCGTCCGCACCCTCACCGAACGCCCTGCACCGACCATCCGCCGCCAGACCACCCTGACGACCGAACTCCACGAAAGCAGCGGGAGTGGACATCACGGTGACGCCTGCGACGAGGGCCTTCGAGCATTCGTCGGAGCGGAGCGACTGGGCGGCAAGGTGCAGGGCGACCAGCGACGACGAGCACGCCGTGTCGACCGTCACCGCCGGACCCTCCAGACCCAGCACATACGACACCCGGCCCGACGCCACACTCGCCGCATTGCCCGTGCCGACATACCCGCCGAAGTCACCCTCCGACACACTCAACAATGCCGGATAGTCCTGACCGTTCGTCCCCACGAACACACCCGTACGACTCCCACGCAACGACCGAGGATCCACCCCCGCCCGCTCCACCGCCTCCCACGACACCTCCAACAACAACCGCTGCTGCGGATCCATCGCCAACGCCTCACGCGGCGACACCCCGAAGAACTCCGCATCGAACCCACCCACACCCGACAAGAACCCACCCCGACGCGGGTAGGCAGGTGTGTCGCGTCCGACGCCGTCCAGGTCGTCGAATGCGGTGAGGTTGTCCCAGCCACGGTCCGTGGGGAAGCCGCCGATGGAGTCCTCCCCTTGGAGGAGCAGATCCCAGAACTGTTCCGGGGTCTCGACGCCACCCGGGAATCGACAGCCCATGCCGATGATCGCGATGGGATCGTCGGCGAGCGCAGCGGACTCGGAGAAGCCGGCCGTGGCGGCGTCGGTGTGCGAAGACGGCGCCAGTTCGGCCTGGAGGAGTTCGGTGACCGCTTCGGGCGTGGGGTGATCGAAGACGAGGGTCGCCGGCAGCCGTACTCCGCTCGCTCTACTGAGGGAGTTCCGCAGCTCCAGCGCAGTCAGGGAATCGAGTCCCAGCTGCGTGAACGGCGTGTCCGGGCGGATGTGCGTCTCGGGGGCGTGCCCGAGCACGTCGGCCAGCGTGCTCCGCACGAGTGCGGCCAACGCGTCGCGACGGCGGGACTCGGGCAGCGCGAGGAGGTCGAGCTGCGGGACGGCGGATCGCGCCGCTGACGCAGCCTCGCGCAGGGCGGGGCGGCCCGCCAGGGCACGCAGCAACGGGGGCAGCCGGTCGGCGGTCCGGCGTAGCGCGGCGCGGTCCAGGCGGAGCGGGATCGGGGTGACGTCGGTGTGGGTCAGGGCACGGTCGAAGAGGGCGAGGGCGTCGCCGGTGGGCAGCGCGCCGATGCCGTTGCGGGCGGCGCGGCTCTGCGCGGCACCTGTGAGACCGCTGGTCATGACGCTGTCGGCTTCCCACAGGCCCCAGGCGACGGACACCGCGGGACGTCCGTCGCCGCGCAGACTCACGGCGAAGGCGTCGAGGAAGGAGTTCGCGGCGACGTAGTTGCCCTGACCAGGACCGGCGAACGTGGCGGCGGCCGAGGAGAACAGCACGAACGCCGACAGGTCGAGGTGTCGCGTCAACTCGTGGAGATGGACCGCCGCGTCGACCTTGGGCCGCAGCACCGAGGTGAGTCGCTCAGGGGTGAGGGAGGTGACGACGCGGTCGTCGAGCGTTCCGGCGATGTGCACCACGGCGCCGAGCGGGTGTTCGGGCGAGATGTCGCGGATGACGTCGGCGAGCGAGTCACGGTCGGCGGCGTCGCAGCTCACGACGGTGACTCGGGCGTCGGCGGCGGCGAGTTCGGCGATCAGTTCGGCAGCGCCCGGGGTCTGCGGGCCCCGCCGGGTGACGAGGAGCAGGTGTCGCACACCGTGCCGGTGCACGAGGTGGCGGACGGTGGCGGACCCCACCGTGCCGGTGCCACCGGTGACGAGCACCGTCCGGTCGGCGGGGAAGGCCGCTGCCGCCGGTCGCTGAGCGGGGGCCGCTACCCGATTCAGCATCGGAGCGAGCAACTGCGCGTCGCGCAGTACGAGTTCGTCACTTCCTCGCCCAGCCGCGTCCTTGAGCTGGTCGTCGGTGGGAGTGGTGTCGGTGTCGGTGTCGAGGAGCAGGATCCGCCCGGGGTTCTCCGACGCGGCCGACTTGAACAGCCCTCGCACCGCGGCGGCGGGCAGGTCGACCACGGTCTCGCCGGGGCGTGCGGCTACCGCACCGCGAGTGAGCAGCAGCAGACGTGAGTGGTCGGCGCGCGCTTCGGTGAGCCAGCGCTGGAGCAGGCGGAGCGCTTGCGCCGTGGCAGTGTGGACGTCGGCCACGAGCCCGGTGCCGCTGTCGGCGTCCGCGGTGTGCCACGGGAGGGCGACGAGGTCGGCGAAGGGGGCGTCGTCCGAGGTGGCCGACAGGGCGGTCAGGAGCTCGTCCGGGCTCTTCCGGGCCACGGCCCCGACGTTGTCCCGCTCCGTGGCGGCCTCGGCCGCGGTCCACGTGACGCTGTAGAGGTCGCTGCCGTGGTGCCGGACGGCGTCGGGACGTTCCTCGGCGTCGAAGGGCAGGACGGCTACGGTCGCGGCGGTCAGGACGGGGGCCCCCGTGACGTCCAGCAGCCGGAGCTCGCTTTCCGTCGTCGAGCGCGGAACGACGTGCAGCCGTATGCTCGCCGCCGCACGCGCGTGGAGGGTGACTCCGGACCAGGCCACGAGGTGCGGCACCGGCTGTCCGGCTGCCGTCAGTACGAGCAGGGCGGAGTCCAGGAGGGCGGGGTGGACGGCGAACCTGGCCGCCTCGGCTTCCGCCGTCTCCGGCAGAGCGGCCTCGGCGAAGACCTCGTCTCCCAGGCGCCAGACTGCTGTCAGCGCTTGCGAGCGAGGCAGGTCGAGGTCCGTGTACACCTCGTCCAGGTGGACGGGCACCGCGCCCGGCGGGGGCCAGGCCGCGGTGGCTTCGGAGGCTTCGGGACTCGGGCCGGCCGGATCTTCGGGGCCGTCGAGCAGGGTTCCGCGGGCGTGGCGGGTCCAGGGCCGGTCCTCGTCCGACGGGCCGGCGTCGGGGTCGTACGGTCGCGCGTACAGCGCGAAGGTCCAACGCCGCTCGCCCTGGACTGCCTCGGTGACCGTCTGCACCTCGGTCTCCCCTGTCGTGGGGAGCGGCAGGGGGGCGTCGACGCGCAGTTCGGCGAGGTGATGGGCGCCGATGCCGCGTCCGGCGTGAAGAGCCAGGTCCGTCAGGACGGAGGCGGCCACGAGTGAGCCGCCGCCCGTGGCGAGCTCGCCGAGCCAGGGCTGCGTGCGCGGGGAGAGACGTCCCGTGGCCACCACGGTGGTGGAGTCGGCGAGGCCGATTCCGTCCGAGAGCAGCGGGTGTTCCCCCCGACGTCCGGCGTGGTTCGCGACAGGATCGAGCCAGTAGCGTGTCCGCTGGAAGGGGTATGTGGGCAACTGGACGGACTCGTCGGTGTCGTTCAGGAGCGCCTTCCAGTCCACGGGCCTGCCGGAGGCGTGCAGCGCCGCCATCGCCGCCACCGTGGTCCGAGACTCGTCCCGCTCCTTACGGAGTGTCGCGACGAAAAGGGCTTCGTCGCCGCTTTCTTCGGCGACGGCACGGGCGAGTGCGGTGAGGGTGGAGTCGGGACCGATCTCCAGGAAACGGGTCACGCCCTCGCCGGCCAACACACCCATCCCGTCGGCGAACCGCACCGCCTCACGCACATGCCGCACCCAATAGTCCGCCGACGCCAACTCGCCCTCCACCACGAGCCGCCCGGACACATTCGACACCAACGGCACCAGCGGAGCGTCATAGACGATGCCCTCCGCGACCTCACGGAAAGCCTCCAACATCGGCTCCATCAACGGCGAATGGAACGCATGCGACACCCGAAGACGAGACGTCCGACGACCTTGCGCCTTCAGCTCGGCGGCGATCTCGGTCACCGCTGCCTCGACACCCGCGATCACCACCGCGCGGGGGCCGTTCACCGCAGCGACCGACACCTCGGCCTCTCGGCCCACCAGCAGCGGCAGCACCTCGTCCTCGGCCGCCTGGAGAGCGACCATCGCCCCGCCCTCGGGCAACGCCTGCATCAACCGCCCCCGCGCCACCACCAGAGCACACGCATCCGCAAGAGAGAACACACCCGCCACATGCGCGGCAGCGATCTCACCGACCGAATGCCCCATCAAGAAGTCCGGGCGCACCCCGAACGACTCCACCAGACGGAACAACGCCACCTCGACCGCGAACAACGCAGGCTGCGCCCACTCCGTACGATCCAGCAGCGCCACGTCCCCACCGAACACGACATCCCGCAACCCACCACCCACCTCGGCGCACACCGCGTCGAACGCCTCCGCGAACACCGGGAACGACGCATACAACCCACGCCCCATCCCCACCCGCTGCGCACCCTGACCCGAGAACAAGAACGCCGTCCGCCCACCCCGGCGGGCGGTCGCGGTGACGACGTCGGGTGAGGTGCCGCCGGCGGCGAGGACGTCGAGGCCCGCGGTGAGGGTCTCGCGATCGGTGCCGAGGACGACGGCGCGTTGTTCGAAGAGGGAGCGTCGAAGGGTCAGCGTGTGGGCGACGGCCAGGTCGTCGGTCTCCGGGTGTGTGTCGAGGTGGTCGAGCAGGCCGGCGGCCTGCGCTCTCAGGGCGTCGGCGGTCCGGGCGGAGAGGGCCCACGGGATGACCGGGGGCGCCGTGGGTTCGGGCGGCGTGTCGGCGTCTTCCGGTTCTGTGGCCTCGGCCTCGTTCGGCGGGGTCTCCTCCAGAATGACGTGGGCGTTGGTGCCGGAGACCCCGAATGCGGAAACCCCGGCCCTCCGGGGCCGGTCGCCGGGCGCCCACACGACGGGCTCGGTGAGGAGACGCACGTGGCCCTCGGTCCAGTCGACCTTGGTGGTGGGCGCGTCGACGTGCAGGGTGCGGGGCAGGCGGTCATGGCGCAGCGCCATGACCATCTTGATGACTCCGCCGACGCCGGCGGCGGCCTGGGTGTGACCGATGTTGGACTTCAGGGAGCCGAGCCAGAGCGGACGGTCCTCGGCGCGGTCCTGTCCGTAGGCGGCCAGGAGTGCCTGGGCCTCGATGGGGTCGCCGAGG
The window above is part of the Streptomyces sp. NBC_00425 genome. Proteins encoded here:
- a CDS encoding type I polyketide synthase, encoding MPHREPACPPPKGDRSVSEDRLREFLTRVSSDLQRTRARLRQVEGRATEPIAVVSMSCRYPGGVRTPEDLWHLVDTGTDGISAFPDNRGWDLGALYDPDPANPGTCYTREGGFLHDAADFDPAFFGMSPREALATDPQQRILLEIVWESLERAGLRPADLRGSATGVFAGVMYNDYATRFPEPPPGVEGHLGNGSAASIASGRVSYTFGFEGPAVTVDTACSSSLVALHLAVQSLRQGECDLALAGGVAFMSTPVTFLEFSRQRGLAPDGRCKSFADATDGTGWSEGAGVLLLERLSDARRNGHEVLAVVRGSAVNQDGASSGLTAPNGPSQQRVIRQALTSAGLSPLDVDAVEAHGTGTTLGDPIEAQALLAAYGQDRAEDRPLWLGSLKSNIGHTQAAAGVGGVIKMVMALRHDRLPRTLHVDAPTTKVDWTEGHVRLLTEPVVWAPGDRPRRAGVSAFGVSGTNAHVILEETPPNEAEATEPEDADTPPEPTAPPVIPWALSARTADALRAQAAGLLDHLDTHPETDDLAVAHTLTLRRSLFEQRAVVLGTDRETLTAGLDVLAAGGTSPDVVTATARRGGRTAFLFSGQGAQRVGMGRGLYASFPVFAEAFDAVCAEVGGGLRDVVFGGDVALLDRTEWAQPALFAVEVALFRLVESFGVRPDFLMGHSVGEIAAAHVAGVFSLADACALVVARGRLMQALPEGGAMVALQAAEDEVLPLLVGREAEVSVAAVNGPRAVVIAGVEAAVTEIAAELKAQGRRTSRLRVSHAFHSPLMEPMLEAFREVAEGIVYDAPLVPLVSNVSGRLVVEGELASADYWVRHVREAVRFADGMGVLAGEGVTRFLEIGPDSTLTALARAVAEESGDEALFVATLRKERDESRTTVAAMAALHASGRPVDWKALLNDTDESVQLPTYPFQRTRYWLDPVANHAGRRGEHPLLSDGIGLADSTTVVATGRLSPRTQPWLGELATGGGSLVAASVLTDLALHAGRGIGAHHLAELRVDAPLPLPTTGETEVQTVTEAVQGERRWTFALYARPYDPDAGPSDEDRPWTRHARGTLLDGPEDPAGPSPEASEATAAWPPPGAVPVHLDEVYTDLDLPRSQALTAVWRLGDEVFAEAALPETAEAEAARFAVHPALLDSALLVLTAAGQPVPHLVAWSGVTLHARAAASIRLHVVPRSTTESELRLLDVTGAPVLTAATVAVLPFDAEERPDAVRHHGSDLYSVTWTAAEAATERDNVGAVARKSPDELLTALSATSDDAPFADLVALPWHTADADSGTGLVADVHTATAQALRLLQRWLTEARADHSRLLLLTRGAVAARPGETVVDLPAAAVRGLFKSAASENPGRILLLDTDTDTTPTDDQLKDAAGRGSDELVLRDAQLLAPMLNRVAAPAQRPAAAAFPADRTVLVTGGTGTVGSATVRHLVHRHGVRHLLLVTRRGPQTPGAAELIAELAAADARVTVVSCDAADRDSLADVIRDISPEHPLGAVVHIAGTLDDRVVTSLTPERLTSVLRPKVDAAVHLHELTRHLDLSAFVLFSSAAATFAGPGQGNYVAANSFLDAFAVSLRGDGRPAVSVAWGLWEADSVMTSGLTGAAQSRAARNGIGALPTGDALALFDRALTHTDVTPIPLRLDRAALRRTADRLPPLLRALAGRPALREAASAARSAVPQLDLLALPESRRRDALAALVRSTLADVLGHAPETHIRPDTPFTQLGLDSLTALELRNSLSRASGVRLPATLVFDHPTPEAVTELLQAELAPSSHTDAATAGFSESAALADDPIAIIGMGCRFPGGVETPEQFWDLLLQGEDSIGGFPTDRGWDNLTAFDDLDGVGRDTPAYPRRGGFLSGVGGFDAEFFGVSPREALAMDPQQRLLLEVSWEAVERAGVDPRSLRGSRTGVFVGTNGQDYPALLSVSEGDFGGYVGTGNAASVASGRVSYVLGLEGPAVTVDTACSSSLVALHLAAQSLRSDECSKALVAGVTVMSTPAAFVEFGRQGGLAADGRCRAFGEGADGTGWGEGVGVLLVERLSDARRLGHRVLAVVRGSAVNQDGASNGLTAPNGPSQQRVIRAALGSAGLSAVDVDVVEAHGTGTKLGDPIEAQALLATYGQGRSEGRPLWLGSVKSNVGHTQAAAGVAGVIKMVQALRHGVLPATLHVGEPSSHVDWSSGAVELLTEQRAWPEEGGRPRRAGVSSFGLSGTNAHVILEQAPIEPADEVEVEVEGAGAGLPVVPWVLSGRSSDALRSQATRLHAYAQTRADLNPVAVASALIATRTPFENRAVVYGRDQAELLAGLHCLAVGDPAANLVQGTAADPGRTAFLFSGQGAQRVGMGRGLYASFPVFAEAFDAVCAQVGGGLREVVFGEDVALLDRTEWAQPALFAVEVALFRLVESFGVRPDFLMGHSVGEIAAAHVAGVFSLEDACALVVARGRLMQALPSGGVMVAVEAAEDEVLPLLVGREAEVSVAAVNGPRAVVIAGVEAAVTEIAAELKALGRRTSRLRVSHAFHSPLMEPMLEAFREVAEGIVYDAPLVPLVSNVSGRLVVEGELASADDWVRHVREAVRFADGMGVLAGEGVTRFLEIGPDSTLTALAQSSLPDDTGDALFVSMLRKDRSEVDTVVACLAAGYTAGLFVDWTAVTGEVSTAGVDLPTYAFQRERFWPQTKRSEVVRDAELWELAEPEEARELAHTLNIGEDVVQEVLAGLSARHRDRTVRAEVDGWQYRVDWQEVALTPGDIPSGQWLVLHSARHSAHLETVTAALPEHLLLSLADEPDRAELARAVAALAGRRIAGAVVLCDTLVQALIATQAMGDAKAAGPTWLVTRGAVSVGELDDGPLQAEQAAVWGLGRVAALEHPDRWGGLVDLPEMPDANTAALLASVLSSSSEDQLALREGRIHVRRLRQAFAQRPIGPGWKPEGKILVTGGTGALGGHVARWLVRRGATDLVLTGRQGPDADGADELVAELRDSGAQRVSVERCDVSDRAAVADLLSRHRVSAVFHVAGVPDHMPFDDIDAAHVGRVVGAKAWGAVYLDELTRGWDLSAFVVFSSIAGVWGSGGQGAYAAANAWADAVVESRRGRGLVGVSVGWGPWAGGGMVSGEGAVELGRRGLRVMDPGRALVGLGSVLEGGGGSVVVADVEWDRFVPAFTSRRPSPLLTTLPRLTGPDVVEEHTTEDARAVLTARLAHRPEKERLRALRELVRKRAGVVLGRPEGSALDLDRPFNDVGFDSLTAVELRNQLHAETGLRLPSTLVFDHPSPRHLADHLHDELFGRQGLRDTEPGAPLRPGRGDESSLRDALAAIPFSRWEESGLLSAVLSLADSGPIGRATEEALPSGPTAYGTARLTGTSEHPQDDDESVSVSGAIDAMDVDALVQLALGDSTS